In Clostridium sp. DL-VIII, the following proteins share a genomic window:
- a CDS encoding PadR family transcriptional regulator, with translation MRTLKYAILGLVNRNPLTGYDITKAFNEGLVEFWYAKHSQIYPELKKLTDEELISYETVIQGEKLEKKLYTITEKGKKSLQKWLVKDEPLEPTPKDIFRLKAYFCDEMDNATLLKQFESTLNKHSERLEYLESSMEELLKNKDVSKVSSPNFGDYIILNGAIMREKSYIDWLNDCIQKIIQKK, from the coding sequence ATGAGAACTTTAAAATATGCAATTTTAGGGCTTGTTAATAGAAATCCTTTAACAGGATACGATATAACCAAAGCCTTTAATGAAGGCTTAGTAGAATTTTGGTATGCCAAGCATAGTCAAATCTATCCTGAACTAAAAAAACTAACAGATGAGGAGCTTATATCATACGAGACAGTTATACAAGGTGAAAAATTAGAGAAAAAATTATATACGATAACTGAAAAAGGGAAAAAAAGTCTGCAAAAATGGCTTGTAAAGGATGAACCTTTAGAGCCAACTCCTAAAGATATATTTAGGCTTAAGGCTTATTTCTGCGATGAAATGGATAATGCTACTCTATTAAAGCAGTTTGAAAGTACACTTAATAAACATTCTGAAAGATTAGAATATCTAGAAAGTTCTATGGAAGAACTTCTAAAAAACAAGGATGTTTCCAAAGTCTCTTCTCCAAATTTTGGAGATTATATTATTTTGAATGGTGCTATTATGAGAGAAAAAAGTTATATAGATTGGCTTAATGATTGTATCCAAAAAATAATTCAAAAAAAGTAG